In uncultured Fibrobacter sp., a genomic segment contains:
- the dxs gene encoding 1-deoxy-D-xylulose-5-phosphate synthase, which translates to MKDLKDIKSPADIRQCSVEELQQLAKQVRETIISQVAKHGGHLASSLGVVELTLALHYVFDTPDDKLIWDVGHQAYVHKLITGRYEKFGTLRQKGGISGFLKRNESEYDCFGAGHASTSISAALGFAAARNQLGRKNNVVAIIGDGSMTGGMAYEAINNVGISKHNMTIILNDNKMSIAPNVGEFSKYLNRIISDPVYNKMRSDLDRLMTRLPGVLGLRFRDLFLQAEKAAKMVVKPGRFFEDLGIRYFGPIDGHDINELIMLLKRVKVQPGPCLVHILTEKGRGLDAAVKNPTKWHGTGPFDPESGLPLHPGNMNPSLTSVFGNTLLELAKKDERIMGITAAMPTGCGMDIVAKELPDRVVDVGIAEEHAVTFAAGLACDGIIPVVAIYSSFMQRAYDQMMHDVALQNLHVVFVLDRAGLVGADGPTHHGAFDLTFMRSVPGLTIMAPSNENELRDMVVASIGMEGPVAIRYPRGVSLEKELKPATGEFDYVLPKVLEQGSDILLLGAGFMTNELKRTAEVLREKGYNPTLVDARIIKPLDMECYRNLLESHKVIVTLEDNTLVGGYGSAIAELLADFGLTDKKLLRFGLPDKFVEQGEIKELYKMLEIDGESVAKRIMEKL; encoded by the coding sequence ATGAAAGATTTGAAAGACATAAAGTCGCCTGCGGATATCAGGCAGTGTTCCGTCGAAGAACTGCAACAGCTTGCCAAGCAGGTCCGCGAGACGATTATTAGTCAGGTTGCTAAGCACGGCGGACACCTGGCGTCCAGCCTGGGCGTTGTCGAGCTTACGCTCGCCTTGCATTACGTTTTTGATACTCCTGACGACAAACTTATTTGGGACGTGGGCCACCAGGCTTACGTGCACAAGCTGATTACCGGCCGCTACGAGAAGTTCGGCACGCTGCGTCAGAAGGGCGGCATTTCCGGATTCCTGAAGCGCAACGAGAGCGAGTACGACTGCTTCGGTGCGGGGCACGCTTCTACGTCGATTTCTGCGGCGCTCGGCTTTGCCGCTGCGCGCAACCAGCTTGGCCGCAAGAACAACGTGGTCGCCATCATCGGCGACGGCTCCATGACAGGCGGCATGGCCTACGAGGCCATCAACAACGTGGGTATTTCCAAGCACAACATGACCATCATCTTGAACGACAACAAGATGAGCATCGCTCCGAATGTCGGGGAATTCAGCAAGTACCTGAACCGTATCATTTCGGACCCGGTCTACAACAAGATGCGCAGTGACTTGGACCGCCTGATGACGCGCCTCCCTGGCGTGCTCGGCTTACGCTTCCGCGATTTGTTCTTGCAGGCGGAGAAGGCGGCGAAGATGGTCGTGAAGCCCGGCCGCTTTTTCGAAGACTTGGGCATCCGCTATTTTGGCCCGATCGACGGCCACGATATCAACGAATTGATCATGCTCCTCAAGCGAGTCAAGGTGCAGCCGGGGCCGTGCCTCGTGCATATCTTGACCGAGAAGGGCCGTGGGCTCGATGCTGCCGTGAAGAACCCGACCAAGTGGCACGGCACGGGGCCGTTCGACCCCGAGAGCGGGCTTCCGCTCCACCCCGGCAACATGAACCCGTCCCTCACCAGTGTGTTCGGCAATACCTTGCTTGAACTGGCGAAGAAGGACGAACGCATCATGGGCATCACGGCAGCCATGCCGACGGGCTGCGGAATGGACATTGTCGCGAAGGAACTGCCGGACCGCGTCGTGGACGTGGGCATTGCCGAAGAACATGCCGTGACTTTTGCCGCAGGCCTTGCCTGTGACGGCATCATTCCTGTCGTAGCCATCTATTCGTCGTTCATGCAGCGCGCATACGACCAGATGATGCACGATGTGGCTTTACAGAATTTGCACGTGGTGTTCGTGCTCGACCGTGCTGGCCTTGTAGGTGCCGACGGCCCCACGCACCATGGCGCCTTCGACCTCACCTTCATGCGTTCCGTCCCTGGCCTGACTATCATGGCGCCGTCGAACGAGAACGAACTGCGCGACATGGTTGTCGCCTCCATTGGCATGGAGGGCCCGGTGGCTATCCGCTACCCGCGCGGGGTCTCTCTTGAAAAAGAACTCAAGCCTGCGACGGGCGAGTTCGACTATGTGTTGCCCAAGGTGCTGGAACAGGGTTCCGATATCCTGTTGCTCGGTGCCGGCTTTATGACGAACGAACTGAAGCGCACTGCCGAAGTGCTGCGTGAAAAGGGCTATAACCCCACGCTGGTGGATGCCCGCATCATCAAGCCGCTGGACATGGAGTGCTACAGGAATCTTTTGGAGTCGCACAAGGTTATCGTGACGCTCGAAGACAATACCCTCGTGGGTGGTTATGGTTCTGCTATTGCGGAACTCCTCGCCGACTTCGGGCTTACCGACAAGAAGCTGCTCCGCTTTGGGCTTCCGGACAAGTTTGTGGAACAGGGTGAAATCAAAGAACTGTATAAGATGTTGGAAATCGATGGCGAGTCTGTCGCCAAACGGATAATGGAAAAACTATGA
- a CDS encoding RNA methyltransferase, whose amino-acid sequence MSEEINQPKRTLKTALNRKFGVSEVQDRERRGRRDDDARGGRKPFRARGESEQREDRRFRDREDRPSRDREGREGREDRPWNRDRRPRRFDDRRGGDRSSFGRGGRGGRGADRGAAPVYRQRPEQKEAVFDENLDEQALEARSAQVEAIEDPVSNPPWFKKLIALTTEKGREREGHFLGEGVHVVDELVSHHREIVIAVYVVEGFSDENLIEKINEAEVNLHVLTEEQMKRLSSTVTTQGIIAHCRCASNKPNYEQSRSVLTLVDAVQDPGNLGTLFRTSLGFGSNGMVLGRGTVNPFNPKVVRGSSGTFLRVPFEYDVDLVEHINFLRSKGYTIIASDLHARQSLGEIPARKLRKMAFLVGNEGAGTNQYLIELADETVKIPMSSELESLNVAVAHGILSYEAAKIQEELK is encoded by the coding sequence ATGAGCGAAGAAATCAACCAGCCGAAGCGCACTTTGAAGACTGCTCTCAACCGGAAGTTCGGTGTGAGCGAAGTGCAAGACCGTGAACGCCGTGGACGTCGTGACGACGATGCCCGTGGTGGTCGCAAGCCTTTCCGCGCCCGCGGGGAATCCGAACAGCGCGAAGACCGCCGTTTCCGTGACCGCGAGGACCGTCCGTCCCGCGACCGCGAAGGCCGTGAAGGTCGCGAAGACCGTCCGTGGAACCGCGACCGTCGCCCGCGCCGTTTTGACGACCGCCGTGGCGGTGACCGTTCCTCGTTCGGCCGTGGTGGTCGCGGTGGCCGTGGTGCCGACCGTGGCGCTGCTCCGGTTTATCGCCAGCGCCCCGAACAGAAGGAAGCCGTCTTTGACGAGAATCTGGACGAGCAGGCACTTGAAGCCCGTTCCGCACAGGTGGAGGCTATCGAGGATCCGGTTTCCAATCCGCCCTGGTTCAAGAAGCTCATTGCCCTCACGACCGAGAAGGGCCGCGAACGCGAAGGCCACTTCCTTGGTGAAGGCGTGCATGTCGTGGACGAACTCGTGAGCCATCACCGCGAAATCGTTATCGCGGTCTACGTGGTCGAAGGTTTCAGCGACGAGAACTTGATTGAAAAGATTAACGAGGCCGAAGTCAACCTGCATGTGCTCACCGAAGAACAGATGAAGCGTCTGTCTTCTACCGTGACGACGCAGGGGATTATCGCCCACTGCCGTTGCGCAAGCAACAAGCCCAACTACGAACAGAGCCGCAGCGTGCTCACGCTTGTGGATGCCGTGCAAGACCCGGGTAACCTGGGAACGCTCTTCCGCACGAGCCTCGGTTTCGGTTCCAACGGCATGGTGCTTGGCCGTGGCACGGTGAACCCGTTCAACCCGAAGGTGGTGCGCGGTTCGTCGGGTACGTTCCTGCGCGTTCCGTTCGAATACGACGTGGACCTGGTCGAACATATCAACTTCCTCCGCAGCAAGGGCTACACCATCATCGCTTCTGACTTGCATGCAAGGCAGAGTCTCGGGGAAATTCCCGCCCGCAAGCTGCGCAAGATGGCGTTCCTGGTGGGTAACGAAGGTGCCGGCACGAACCAGTACCTGATTGAACTTGCCGACGAGACGGTGAAGATTCCGATGAGCAGCGAACTCGAATCCTTGAACGTCGCTGTTGCTCATGGTATTCTCTCTTACGAAGCCGCGAAGATTCAAGAGGAACTCAAGTAA
- the pyrF gene encoding orotidine-5'-phosphate decarboxylase, which produces MTCFYDRLEQRIAACGNPVCMGMDPVLKLIPLEGTPEDKIKRFYSDILECCAKRNVFPAVVKPNSAYYECVSVQAMLVLQQLIADYRSAGIPVILDAKRGDIGKSSAAYANAAYDVYGADAVTVSPWMGTDSVSPFIRENSENGAYVLLRTSNKGAHDFQDMNVLRGDDPRDVASAFYSVADKIVEWDDGKGYLGAVVGATHPEELEQITAYCVAKKHEIPFLIPGVSIPGVPGGQGGDAKTVLNAIANGGGKRKFHVLNSSSGLNFAWQRNNTPANFANDCVDALERLADSLR; this is translated from the coding sequence ATGACTTGCTTCTACGACCGTCTTGAACAACGTATCGCCGCATGTGGCAACCCGGTGTGCATGGGCATGGACCCTGTGCTCAAGCTGATTCCGCTCGAGGGCACACCCGAAGACAAGATCAAGCGTTTCTATTCCGACATCCTGGAATGCTGCGCCAAGCGCAACGTGTTCCCGGCTGTGGTGAAGCCGAACAGCGCTTATTACGAATGCGTGAGTGTGCAGGCTATGCTTGTGCTCCAGCAGCTGATTGCTGACTATAGGAGTGCGGGTATCCCGGTGATTCTCGACGCGAAGAGGGGCGACATCGGAAAGTCGAGCGCGGCCTACGCGAATGCCGCGTACGACGTGTACGGCGCCGATGCCGTGACGGTTTCTCCGTGGATGGGAACAGATTCGGTATCGCCTTTTATTCGTGAAAACAGCGAGAACGGCGCCTACGTCTTGTTGCGTACGAGCAACAAGGGCGCGCACGACTTTCAGGACATGAATGTCCTGCGCGGGGACGACCCGCGCGATGTCGCCAGTGCCTTCTATTCCGTTGCAGACAAGATTGTGGAATGGGACGATGGCAAGGGCTACCTCGGCGCTGTCGTGGGTGCGACTCACCCCGAAGAACTTGAACAGATTACGGCGTACTGTGTTGCCAAAAAGCACGAAATCCCGTTCCTGATTCCTGGCGTGTCTATTCCTGGCGTGCCCGGTGGGCAGGGCGGCGACGCAAAGACCGTGCTCAATGCCATTGCCAATGGCGGCGGCAAGCGTAAGTTCCACGTGCTGAATTCCAGCAGTGGCCTGAACTTTGCCTGGCAGCGTAACAATACACCTGCAAACTTCGCCAACGATTGCGTTGACGCTTTGGAGCGCTTGGCTGACAGCTTGCGCTAA
- a CDS encoding MlaD family protein, producing the protein MQFKPLKQINWMEISGLLVGVLFTVAVMIFGIVLYAKIFSTGMVGIEEYKLHSTFDKALGLRPGTRVQISGVDIGQISDMTIIANGVSMEFTIRKEFQNWITDSAEVFAIRDQNVISARVINIDVRRGKGRVLQDGDYLPPGKAQDIETVLETANELLARVNRLIDAADTLLGMAMDTGTTVGALFGSRLLYDNLNRQLTRLDDITYTGMNALNKASSLMDTLQSDVPMLLNKVDTIATNVSGMVDNVSGMVDSLKEVPGRVNTLLSKLDTTVGRVDGMVDNIGNVSTSLTDFISSSEETLENADDLMTGISNIWLIRRSIPSKDTVPFMVETLW; encoded by the coding sequence ATGCAGTTCAAGCCGTTGAAACAGATCAACTGGATGGAAATCTCCGGACTACTGGTCGGAGTGCTTTTCACCGTTGCCGTCATGATTTTCGGCATTGTCCTGTATGCAAAGATTTTTTCGACAGGCATGGTCGGCATCGAGGAGTACAAGCTCCACAGCACCTTCGACAAGGCTCTCGGCCTGAGACCCGGCACCCGCGTGCAAATTAGCGGCGTTGACATTGGCCAGATTTCGGACATGACCATCATCGCGAACGGCGTGAGCATGGAATTCACCATTCGCAAGGAATTCCAGAACTGGATTACCGACAGCGCCGAGGTGTTCGCCATCCGCGACCAGAACGTCATTTCTGCGCGTGTCATCAATATCGACGTGAGGCGTGGCAAGGGGCGTGTGCTGCAAGACGGCGACTACCTCCCGCCAGGCAAGGCCCAAGACATCGAAACCGTCCTCGAAACCGCAAACGAACTTTTGGCCCGCGTGAACAGGCTTATCGACGCCGCAGATACGCTCCTCGGCATGGCCATGGATACAGGAACGACCGTGGGCGCTCTCTTTGGCAGCCGCCTCCTGTACGACAACCTGAACCGCCAGCTCACCCGCCTCGACGACATTACCTACACCGGCATGAACGCCCTCAACAAGGCATCCAGCCTGATGGACACCCTGCAGAGCGACGTACCCATGCTGCTCAACAAAGTGGACACTATCGCCACGAACGTCTCGGGAATGGTGGACAATGTTTCAGGCATGGTCGACAGCCTCAAGGAAGTCCCGGGCCGCGTGAACACTCTCCTGAGCAAGCTCGACACGACCGTCGGGCGCGTAGACGGCATGGTCGACAATATCGGCAACGTGAGCACCAGCCTCACGGACTTCATCTCCTCGTCCGAAGAAACTCTTGAAAACGCCGACGACCTCATGACCGGCATATCGAACATATGGCTCATCCGCAGGTCCATCCCGAGTAAAGACACCGTACCCTTCATGGTGGAGACGCTATGGTAA